The sequence below is a genomic window from Tenacibaculum tangerinum.
AAATAGACAAAAAAAAGTACATTGAAAAACTAGAAGAAATTAAAGATTTTAAATATGAATCCAGTTGTTTTTTAAAAAATAGTTTTAGGTTTATTAGTTATTCTCGTAAGCAACAAGGTTTCATTTTTCAAACAAACAAGTTGTAATGATTACATTTAATTACGAAATTGAGTTTCAATTAAACAATGAAGAAAACACTTCTGAATGGATACAACAATGTATCGAAAAAGAAGGTTTTGAGTTAGGAGAAATCAACTATATTTTTTGTGACGATGCTTATTTACATAAGCTCAATATGGAGTTTTTACAACACGATACCTTAACCGATATTATTAGCTTTGACTATACCTTGGGTAAATTGGTTGGTGGCGATATTTTTATTTCTGTAGAAAGAGTAAAAGAAAACGCTAAAGAATTTCATACTTCTTTTGAAAATGAATTGCACCGAGTAATTATTCATGGTGTTTTGCACTATATGAAATATCGAGATAAAACTGATGAAGAGAAGCAAATAATGCGCTCTAAAGAAAATGAATTTTTAAAAATTTTAAATAACATATAAAAGAGTTCCACGTGGAACTAACTATAAAAATGAGTTTATTTAATACGACATACGATGTTATTGTAGTAGGAGGTGGGCACGCTGGTAGTGAAGCAGCAGCAGCTAGTGCAAATATGGGAGCGCACACTTTGTTAATTACAATGAACCTTCAAAACATTGCTCAAATGAGTTGTAATCCTGCTATGGGTGGAATTGCAAAAGGGCAAATAGTACGTGAAATTGATGCTTTAGGAGGTTACAGCGGAATTGTAACCGATAAAACAGCAATTCAGTTTAAGATGCTTAACAAATCTAAAGGACCCGCTATGTGGAGTCCAAGAGCACAATCAGACAGAATGCAATTTGCTGAGTGCTGGAGAACGTTGTTAGAACAAACTGAAAATCTAGATTTTTATCAAGATTCTGTAAACGGATTATTGTTTGAAGGCAATACGATTGTAGGGGTAAAAACTGCTTTAGGTTTAGAGATAAAAGCAAAAACGGTAATTGTAACTGCTGGTACTTTTTTAAACGGATTAATTCATATCGGTGAAAAAACATTTGGTGGTGGTAGAGCAGGAGAAGGGGCTTCAACAGGAATAACCGAAGATTTGGTTGCAAAAGGTTTTGAAGCTGGTAGAATGAAAACAGGAACACCGCCTCGTGTAGATGGTCGTTCGTTAGATTATACTAAAATGACTGAGCAACCAGGTGATGCTACTCCAGAAAAATTCTCTTATTTACCCGTAACAAAGCCTTTAACGAAACAACGTTCTTGTTACCTCACATATACGAATCCTGAAGTACACGATTTGCTTAGAGAAGGATTTGAACGCTCGCCAATGTTTAATGGTAGAATTAAATCGACAGGACCTCGTTATTGTCCTTCTATAGAAGATAAAATCAATCGTTTTGCAGAGAAAGAACGTCACCAAATCTTCGTAGAACCCGAAGGCTGGAATACGGTAGAAATTTATGTAAACGGATTCTCAACATCGCTACCAGAAGATATTCAAGATAAAGCAATACGAGCTATCCCTGGTTTTGAAAACGTCAAATTTTTCAGATATGGATATGCAATTGAATACGATTATTTTCCGCCAACACAATTAAAACATAATTTAGAAACGAAGTTGATTGAAAACTTGTTTTTTGCGGGTCAAATTAACGGTACAACAGGCTATGAAGAAGCAGCTGCACAAGGATTAATGGCAGGTGTAAATGCAGCCTTAAAAACCCAAAATAAAGAACCATTTATTTTGAAAAGAAGTGAAGCATATATCGGTGTTTTGATTGATGACTTAATTACCAAAGGAACCGAAGAACCCTATCGTATGTTTACCTCTCGTGCAGAATACAGAACCTTATTACGACAAGATAATGCCGATTTACGTCTTACAGAAAAAGCGTATAAATTAGGTTTGGCTTCTGAAGAAAGAATGAATAGGGTAGAAGAGAAGAAGAAGAAAACTCAAAACTTAATCGATTTTATAAAAGATTTAAGTGTTAGTAAAGAAGATATCAATCCTATTTTAGAACGTAAAAATTTAGCAACTATAAATCAATCTATGAAGTTGTACAAAATTGCTGCAAGACCTCAGTTATCTTTTTCTGATTTTAAGTCAATAGACAAACTTAAAAACTATATACAAGAGCATTCAATTGATGATGAAATTATAGAACAAGTTGAAATTCATTTAAAATATTCTGGATATATAGAAAAAGAAAAAAACAATGCTGACAAATTGAATAGATTAGAAAACGTACCCATTCCGTCGACATTCGATTACAGTAAAGTAAAATCATTGTCGTACGAAGCCAGGGAAAAGTTATCTAAAATACAACCCACTTCCATTTCACAAGCAAGTAGAATTAGTGGAGTTTCACCTAGTGATATTTCTGTTTTACTGGTTTATATGGGTAGATAAACAGCAATTTAAAATTATAAAAAAATAAAATGTTCCATGTGGAACATTTTATTTTTTTACGTATAATTGTCTTGTAAATTAAAGGTTCCACATGGAACATAAATAGCAACATCAACTTGACTACAGAAAAAGAGTTATATATAAACTTAAACCCGTTTCTAAACTGTATAGATTACACAGTATCTTCTGAGAGCTATGAAGTAATGAAAAACGAAGATTATGATATGTTGGTTACTTCTCCTGTACCAGATAATTTAGAACAGTACTACGCTAGTGACGATTATATTTCTCATACAGATAGTAAAACTTCTCTTTTCGATAAAACCTATCAGTTAGTTAAAAACTACACGTTAAAGAAAAAATTAAAATTAATTAATTCTTTTAATACAGAAGATAAATCGATTTTAGATGTTGGTGCAGGTACTGGTGATTTCTTAAAAGTCTGTCAAGATGATGGATGGAAAATAACAGGGGTTGAACCTTCTAAAAAAGCACGAGAATTTGCGAATAAAAAAAGGTGTTTCTTTTTGAAAACTTAACAGAAATTGAACAAAAGAAATTCGATGTAATTACTTTATGGCATGTATTAGAACATGTACCTAATTTAGCAGAATACATACAACAACTTAAGCTACTTCTAAAACCAAACGGAACTTTAATCGTCGCTGTTCCAAATTATAAAAGTTTTGATGCAAAACACTATAAAGAGTTTTGGGCTGCCTATGACGTACCAAGACATTTATGGCATTTTTCAAGAACTTCTATCTCTAAAATATTTTCATTTGTTAACATGAAAATTGAAAAGACCATTCCTATGAAGTTTGATTCTTTTTATGTTTCCTTACTTTCTGAAAAAAATAAAACTAAAAAAATACGACCAATTTGTGCTTTTTTTATCGGATTGAAATCAAATATAAAAGCAAAACAATCTGGTGAATACTCTTCTTTAATTTATATCTTAAAAAGTGTGTAAAATTAATTTAAAACTATTTTAAAGGATTTAAAATATAAAAACATACAAACACCTTACAAAAATATAAAAACCTGTTAAAACGTATATTTTAACAGGTTTTTATATAATTAAAATTAATTATATTATAATTATTTAATAAGTTTTATCTATTTAATAAATACACCCCTAAAATTGTAATAATAAAGTAAACTGCTAACGTCATTGCACCAGCATAATCTTTTGCTAAACGTTGACCAATTAACAAGAAGATTAACGTTACTGCAGAAAGTTCTGCACCAATTAAAGCAATAGTATGATTACCTGTTGTTGCTAAGTGAAAAATTCCAACAAACATTAATCCACCCGCTAATAATTCCATGACTAAAATAATAGCCAATAAAATGGGCACCGAATTTTTGAGTGGAGAATTTTTGAAGTGTTCTTTAATAAAAGATAAATTTCCTTTCCAATCGCTTACCTTATCGATTCCTGATTGTAAAAAAGTAACTATTAAAAAAAGTAGAATTAAAATTTCTGTGATGCTTTGTTGTATAAGTTCCATGTGTTGATTTTTTGCAAATATAATTTTTAAAAAAAGAATTGTAACAAATCAAAAAAAATAGTCTTATTAGTATGTACTATTTTAATAGTATCTTTATAAAAAAATTACTAACTAAAATTTTAAAACTATGCCTGTTTTTATGTATCCGATTATATTTTTCGGAATTATTATTTTACTATCCTCATTTTTTATTGTTAAACAACAAACCGCCGCCATTATAGAGCGTTTTGGTCGCTTTCAAAGTATTCGTCACTCAGGACTTCAATTAAAAATTCCTATTGTAGATAGAATTGCAGGAAAATTAAGTTTAAAAATTCAACAATTAGATGTTATTGTTGAAACAAAAACCTTAGATGATGTTTTTGTGAAACTAAAAGTATCGGTACAATACAAAGTAATACGAGAAAAAGTGTATGATGCTTTTTACAAGCTAGATTATCCGCACGATCAAATTACCTCGTATGTATTTGATGTAGTTCGTGCAGAAGTTCCTAAAATGAAGTTAGACGACGTATTTGTGAAAAAAGACGATATTGCCATTGCTGTAAAGGCAGAGTTGAATGATGCGATGATGGATTACGGGTACGATATTATAAAAACATTGGTTACCGATATTGATCCAGATGCACAAGTAAAAGCTGCTATGAACCGTATCAATGCTTCAGAGCGTGAAAAAGTTGCTGCTCAATATGAGGGGGATGCTCAGCGTATTTTAATTGTTGAAAAAGCAAAAGCTGAAGCTGAAAGTAAACGTTTACAAGGACAAGGTATTGCCGATCAACGTCGTGAAATTGCTCGTGGTTTAGAAGAGTCTGTCGAAGTTTTAAATCGTGTAGGCATTAACAGCCAAGAAGCCTCTGCTTTGATTGTAGTTACACAACATTACGATACATTACAATCGTTAGGTGAAGAAACCAATAGTAACTTAATTTTACTGCCTAATGCGCCACAAGCTGGAAGCAATATGCTAAACGATATGGTAGCTAGTTTTACTGCGAGTAATCAGATAGGTGAGGCCATGAAAAAAGCACAGGAAAAAAAAGTGATAAATAATAAGTAAAAAAATAAAAAAACCGAAACTTTAGCGTTTCGGTTTTTTTATAATGTATTGATAATACCTTATTTTTTTTCTTCTACTTTATCAGTACTATCTTCATCTGCTTTACTAGCGTCTTTAAACTCTTTTATACCAGAACCTAATCCTTTCATTAGCTCAGGTATCTTTTTTCCACCAAAAAGTAATAGAATAACAACTAATACAATTACAATTTGATACCCTCCTGGAATCCCTAAAAATATAGTAAGTTCATTCATTTTTATTAAGTTTTGCGCTACAAAGATACGAAATTAACTTCGGTGTTCAATTACCCCACCAATTACTTTTTTATCTCTTAAAACTTCTGGTGTCCCTTTGTAAAAAATAGTTCCTCCGAACGATACTTTCGCATCTAAAGTTTCACCTGCTTGTACTTCCACTTTTGACCCAGAGCCAGCTTGAACAATATTGGTTTGTGCTACTTCAAGTTTGTACCCGTGATACATGCCACCCAAATTTGCCTCTACTGTTTGATTCTTAGTAGTCCCTGTAAGCTTAATCACAGCCCCTGAAGAACTTTTTACTTTTAAGTGCTTAATGTTTACCACAAGATTTATAAAAGCACCTTCTTGAGCTTTAATTTCAATTTGTTCTTGTTCAATATCTTTTCCTGTAATAATAGCACCTTCATTAGCATCAATTACTTCTAAATCTTCGTTGTAATACAAAGTTGCTTTTACTTTACCATCAGCAATAGTTTCAGGAAATTTTAATAATACTTTTAAGGTATAACCTTCAATTTTTATTTTTACTTTATCTGCCTTTTCGCCAGTAACTACAATTTTAGAAGTATCAGCTTTTACCAATTCCAAATCAATACCACTGTATACTTTTAGTTGATAAAAACTTTCTAATTCTTTTGTTATGGTCGTTTGTGCTGAAGCTGTAAAAGTCATCAAAAACAAACTTATAATTGCTAACTTCTTCATATAAAATTCTATTAGTTGATTGTGTACTTTCAATAATTGTACCAATACCATAAAGAAAAATAAGTAATTTTATTGCTTACTCGTGTGAAATTAATTCAAAATCAAGATGTTTGCGTTCTAAATCGGTATGTTTTACCTTTACAACAACGTCATCACCTAATTGAATCATATTTTTGGTAGATTGTCCTATAACGGCATATTGTTTTTCATCAAATATGTAATAATCATCTTTTAAATCTTTGATACGAACCATACCTTCACATTTATTCGCTTTGATTTCTACATAAATTCCCCATTCAGTTACGCCTGAAACCACGCCTTCAAATTCTTCATCTTTATGATCTTGCATGTATTTGACTTGCATGTATTTGATAGAATCTCTTTCGGCTTTCGCTGCTAATTCTTCCATTTTTGAAGAATGTTTACATTTTTCTTCATAAATTTCTGCTTTTGGAGACTTGCCACCCTCTAAATAATGTTGTAACAAACGGTGTGTCATCACATCAGGATATCTTCGAATAGGAGAAGTAAAGTGGCTGTAATAATCAAATGCCAATCCGTAATGACCAATATTTTGAGTAGTATATTCAGCTTTACTCATAGAACGTATGGCGAGTGTTTCTACCATATTGGCTTCTCCCTTACCATGAACATCTTTTAATAGTTTATTTAAACTTTGAGACGTTTTTTCAGGTGTTTCGGTATTGATATTGTATCCAAACTTGCTAATAATATTTTGTAACGCTGCTAACTTATCAACATCGGGTTCATCGTGTACACGATATACAAAGGTTTTCTTACTTGGCTTGCCAGCAGATAATCCTACAAATTGTGCTACTTTTTTATTGGCTAGTAGCATGAATTCTTCGATTAATTTGTTAGCATCTTTCGCTTCTTTAAAGAAAACTCCTGTAGGATTTGCATTTTCATCTAAATGAAATTTTACTTCTACTCTATCAAAAGAAATGGCACCAGATTTCATACGTTTTTTGCGCATTTTCTTTGCCAATTCGTCTAATTTAAGGGTAGCTTCAACAATACGTTCATCAACTTCATAAGCTTCTCCTGTAAGAGAAACATCTGCAGGTATGGTATTGTTTTTCGTTTCTATAATTGCTTGCGCTTCTTCATAGGCAAAACGTTTATCAGAATAAGTTACTGTTCTACCAAACCATTGCTTTACAATCTGTGCTTTCTCATTCATTTCAAATACAGCAGAGAATGTTAACTTTTCTTCATTAGGTCTTAAAGAGCATACGCCGTTACTGAGCATTTCGGGAAGCATGGGTACTACTCTATCTACCAAATACACAGAAGTTGCACGGTCATAAGCTTCATCATCTAAAATAGTTTTCGGTTGCACATAATGAGATACATCGGCGATATGAATTCCTATTTCGTAATTTCCATTTTCTAATATGGTAAACGATAGCGCATCATCAAAATCTTTAGCATCTTTAGGATCGA
It includes:
- a CDS encoding class I SAM-dependent methyltransferase; the encoded protein is MTTEKELYINLNPFLNCIDYTVSSESYEVMKNEDYDMLVTSPVPDNLEQYYASDDYISHTDSKTSLFDKTYQLVKNYTLKKKLKLINSFNTEDKSILDVGAGTGDFLKVCQDDGWKITGVEPSKKAREFANKKRCFFLKT
- a CDS encoding DoxX family protein, giving the protein MELIQQSITEILILLFLIVTFLQSGIDKVSDWKGNLSFIKEHFKNSPLKNSVPILLAIILVMELLAGGLMFVGIFHLATTGNHTIALIGAELSAVTLIFLLIGQRLAKDYAGAMTLAVYFIITILGVYLLNR
- the mnmG gene encoding tRNA uridine-5-carboxymethylaminomethyl(34) synthesis enzyme MnmG, which produces MSLFNTTYDVIVVGGGHAGSEAAAASANMGAHTLLITMNLQNIAQMSCNPAMGGIAKGQIVREIDALGGYSGIVTDKTAIQFKMLNKSKGPAMWSPRAQSDRMQFAECWRTLLEQTENLDFYQDSVNGLLFEGNTIVGVKTALGLEIKAKTVIVTAGTFLNGLIHIGEKTFGGGRAGEGASTGITEDLVAKGFEAGRMKTGTPPRVDGRSLDYTKMTEQPGDATPEKFSYLPVTKPLTKQRSCYLTYTNPEVHDLLREGFERSPMFNGRIKSTGPRYCPSIEDKINRFAEKERHQIFVEPEGWNTVEIYVNGFSTSLPEDIQDKAIRAIPGFENVKFFRYGYAIEYDYFPPTQLKHNLETKLIENLFFAGQINGTTGYEEAAAQGLMAGVNAALKTQNKEPFILKRSEAYIGVLIDDLITKGTEEPYRMFTSRAEYRTLLRQDNADLRLTEKAYKLGLASEERMNRVEEKKKKTQNLIDFIKDLSVSKEDINPILERKNLATINQSMKLYKIAARPQLSFSDFKSIDKLKNYIQEHSIDDEIIEQVEIHLKYSGYIEKEKNNADKLNRLENVPIPSTFDYSKVKSLSYEAREKLSKIQPTSISQASRISGVSPSDISVLLVYMGR
- the tatA gene encoding twin-arginine translocase TatA/TatE family subunit; its protein translation is MNELTIFLGIPGGYQIVIVLVVILLLFGGKKIPELMKGLGSGIKEFKDASKADEDSTDKVEEKK
- the ybeY gene encoding rRNA maturation RNase YbeY, which encodes MITFNYEIEFQLNNEENTSEWIQQCIEKEGFELGEINYIFCDDAYLHKLNMEFLQHDTLTDIISFDYTLGKLVGGDIFISVERVKENAKEFHTSFENELHRVIIHGVLHYMKYRDKTDEEKQIMRSKENEFLKILNNI
- a CDS encoding SPFH domain-containing protein codes for the protein MYPIIFFGIIILLSSFFIVKQQTAAIIERFGRFQSIRHSGLQLKIPIVDRIAGKLSLKIQQLDVIVETKTLDDVFVKLKVSVQYKVIREKVYDAFYKLDYPHDQITSYVFDVVRAEVPKMKLDDVFVKKDDIAIAVKAELNDAMMDYGYDIIKTLVTDIDPDAQVKAAMNRINASEREKVAAQYEGDAQRILIVEKAKAEAESKRLQGQGIADQRREIARGLEESVEVLNRVGINSQEASALIVVTQHYDTLQSLGEETNSNLILLPNAPQAGSNMLNDMVASFTASNQIGEAMKKAQEKKVINNK
- a CDS encoding head GIN domain-containing protein, which gives rise to MKKLAIISLFLMTFTASAQTTITKELESFYQLKVYSGIDLELVKADTSKIVVTGEKADKVKIKIEGYTLKVLLKFPETIADGKVKATLYYNEDLEVIDANEGAIITGKDIEQEQIEIKAQEGAFINLVVNIKHLKVKSSSGAVIKLTGTTKNQTVEANLGGMYHGYKLEVAQTNIVQAGSGSKVEVQAGETLDAKVSFGGTIFYKGTPEVLRDKKVIGGVIEHRS
- the rnr gene encoding ribonuclease R, whose translation is MTRKKKIYKKKGKVIKNLTRSIFKILNEDSNKNYNYKQIASKMGISDTDGKTQIIKKLAELTANKKIKEVDRGKYQINEDRKYHIGTLDATSNGNAYFISDDFEEDIFVPSVNLGKGLHNDTVKAYVYKKRRSNKLEADVVEIIERAKIEFVGVLQMNKNFGFVLPDNTKMYADIFISQSKLNGAKHGEKVVAKITDWPENSKNPFGKITQVLGKPGDHNTEIHSILLEYGLPYEFPEEVEKEASELPIAITKEEIAKRRDMRGDLTFTIDPKDAKDFDDALSFTILENGNYEIGIHIADVSHYVQPKTILDDEAYDRATSVYLVDRVVPMLPEMLSNGVCSLRPNEEKLTFSAVFEMNEKAQIVKQWFGRTVTYSDKRFAYEEAQAIIETKNNTIPADVSLTGEAYEVDERIVEATLKLDELAKKMRKKRMKSGAISFDRVEVKFHLDENANPTGVFFKEAKDANKLIEEFMLLANKKVAQFVGLSAGKPSKKTFVYRVHDEPDVDKLAALQNIISKFGYNINTETPEKTSQSLNKLLKDVHGKGEANMVETLAIRSMSKAEYTTQNIGHYGLAFDYYSHFTSPIRRYPDVMTHRLLQHYLEGGKSPKAEIYEEKCKHSSKMEELAAKAERDSIKYMQVKYMQDHKDEEFEGVVSGVTEWGIYVEIKANKCEGMVRIKDLKDDYYIFDEKQYAVIGQSTKNMIQLGDDVVVKVKHTDLERKHLDFELISHE
- a CDS encoding class I SAM-dependent methyltransferase, whose translation is MFLFENLTEIEQKKFDVITLWHVLEHVPNLAEYIQQLKLLLKPNGTLIVAVPNYKSFDAKHYKEFWAAYDVPRHLWHFSRTSISKIFSFVNMKIEKTIPMKFDSFYVSLLSEKNKTKKIRPICAFFIGLKSNIKAKQSGEYSSLIYILKSV